A stretch of Triticum aestivum cultivar Chinese Spring chromosome 1D, IWGSC CS RefSeq v2.1, whole genome shotgun sequence DNA encodes these proteins:
- the LOC123180785 gene encoding IQ domain-containing protein IQM1 isoform X3, whose protein sequence is MGLYRRSWSEVLGTEISSPRTHKFDMVNKIPAPWDEQKKNMTLKSQGQEHLFSKATLMHSVSFKQWRGGEESTGSVQNKSKQSLVNGIQDRRNSDALSPNVSSSPKCELDAAAVKLQKVYKSYRTRRNLADCAVVVEELWWKALDFASLKHSSISFFNGGKPETAASRWARARTRAAKVGKGLSKNGKAQKLALQHWLEAIDPRHRYGHNLHIYYDVWSRSESTEPFFYWLDIGEGKEINLENCPRSKLQGQCVKYLGPQERQHYEVVIEGGKLMFKQTGVLVHTSDDSKWIFVLSTTKAFYVGHKKKGSFQHSSFLAGGAITCAGRLVVKDGILKAIWPYSGHYLPTEDNFRDFIRFLQENDVSLTDVKKSAIDKQDEYPLLSNSETQPEHVENNDAAGAAAQDLTEVEIDGVLTGEAYHGLADHGDMSDAEEDARTPVDSHTTDTEEEEEVNNISEQRPPASVDRSKNHQTCRWSTGTGSRIRCVRDYPQDLQSRALEHVNLSPRLAGSPSRKRDPVPSPRPSPGMILSPRLASVGFQPRTVSLTLPDFKRSRLQ, encoded by the exons ATGGGATTGTATCGTCGCTCGTGGTCTGAAGTTCTTGGCACAGAGATCTCCAGTCCGAGGACACACAAATTCGACATGGTTAACAAAATCCCAGCTCCTTGGGATGAACAGAAGAAGAACATGACACTGAAATCACAAGGCCAAGAACATCTCTTCTCCAAGGCTACACTGATGCACTCTGTGAGTTTCAAACAGTGGCGAGGAGGAGAGGAATCCACAGGTTCAGTTCAGAATAAGAGCAAACAGAGCCTGGTAAATGGCATCCAAGACCGACGCAACTCTGACGCATTGAGCCCCAATGTTTCATCCAGCCCCAAATGTGAGCTTGATGCCGCAGCCGTGAAACTTCAAAAGGTTTACAAGAGTTACAGGACCAGGCGAAACCTCGCCGACTGCGCAGTCGTCGTAGAGGAGCTATG GTGGAAAGCACTGGACTTTGCATCACTGAAGCACAGCTCGATATCATTCTTCAACGGCGGAAAGCCCGAAACGGCGGCGTCGCGGTGGGCGAGGGCAAGGACAAGAGCGGCTAAG GTTGGCAAGGGGTTATCTAAGAACGGGAAGGCTCAGAAGCTGGCATTGCAGCACTGGCTCGAAGCT ATTGACCCTAGGCATCGATATGGGCACAATTTGCATATCTATTATGATGTCTGGTCCAGGAGTGAGAGTACGGAGCCCTTTTTTTATTG GTTAGACATTGGGGAGGGCAAAGAAATAAATCTTGAGAATTGCCCTAGGAGTAAACTTCAAGGGCAGTGCGTCAAGTACCTTGGACCA CAAGAGAGGCAACACTATGAAGTTGTTATTGAGGGTGGCAAACTTATGTTCAAACAAACCGGGGTTCTTGTGCACACTTCGGATGACTCCAAGTGGATTTTTGTCCTCAGCACCACAAAGGCATTCTATGTTGGCCAC AAGAAGAAAGGATCGTTTCAGCATTCCAGTTTCCTAGCTGGTGGAGCCATAACATGTGCTGGACGATTGGTGGTCAAAGATGGAATTCTGAAG GCAATATGGCCATACAGTGGCCACTACCTTCCAACGGAAGACAACTTCAGAGATTTCATTCGCTTCCTACAGGAGAACGACGTTAGCCTCACCGATGTCAAG AAATCTGCTATCGACAAACAGGACGAGTACCCGTTGCTGAGCAACTCTGAGACTCAGCCTGAACATGTTGAGAATAACGATGCAGCAGGTGCCGCTGCTCAAGATCTGACCGAAGTTGAGATAGACGGCGTCCTCACCGGCGAGGCATATCATGGATTGGCCGACCACGGTGACATGAGCGATGCTGAGGAAGATGCCCGCACTCCGGTGGACTCCCACACCACCgacaccgaagaagaagaagaggtcaaTAATATCTCAGAGCAGCGACCGCCGGCGAGTGTCGATCGTAGCAAGAACCATCAGACATGCCGGTGGTCGACGGGCACCGGTTCACGCATCCGGTGCGTGCGCGACTACCCGCAGGACCTCCAGTCCAGGGCCCTCGAGCACGTCAACCTCTCGCCCAGGCTCGCCGGCTCGCCGTCGAGGAAGAGGGACCCGGTGCCCTCGCCGCGCCCCAGCCCGGGGATGATACTCTCGCCGAGGCTCGCGTCCGTCGGGTTCCAGCCCCGGACGGTGTCTCTCACGCTCCCAGACTTCAAGAGGAGCAGATTGCAGTGA
- the LOC123180785 gene encoding IQ domain-containing protein IQM1 isoform X1, producing MGLYRRSWSEVLGTEISSPRTHKFDMVNKIPAPWDEQKKNMTLKSQGQEHLFSKATLMHSVSFKQWRGGEESTGSVQNKSKQSLVNGIQDRRNSDALSPNVSSSPKCELDAAAVKLQKVYKSYRTRRNLADCAVVVEELWWKALDFASLKHSSISFFNGGKPETAASRWARARTRAAKVGKGLSKNGKAQKLALQHWLEAVSHMLLNSSTKLRSVGTSVLLSTEIVADCLLLMLPFYAFGQIDPRHRYGHNLHIYYDVWSRSESTEPFFYWLDIGEGKEINLENCPRSKLQGQCVKYLGPQERQHYEVVIEGGKLMFKQTGVLVHTSDDSKWIFVLSTTKAFYVGHKKKGSFQHSSFLAGGAITCAGRLVVKDGILKAIWPYSGHYLPTEDNFRDFIRFLQENDVSLTDVKKSAIDKQDEYPLLSNSETQPEHVENNDAAGAAAQDLTEVEIDGVLTGEAYHGLADHGDMSDAEEDARTPVDSHTTDTEEEEEVNNISEQRPPASVDRSKNHQTCRWSTGTGSRIRCVRDYPQDLQSRALEHVNLSPRLAGSPSRKRDPVPSPRPSPGMILSPRLASVGFQPRTVSLTLPDFKRSRLQ from the exons ATGGGATTGTATCGTCGCTCGTGGTCTGAAGTTCTTGGCACAGAGATCTCCAGTCCGAGGACACACAAATTCGACATGGTTAACAAAATCCCAGCTCCTTGGGATGAACAGAAGAAGAACATGACACTGAAATCACAAGGCCAAGAACATCTCTTCTCCAAGGCTACACTGATGCACTCTGTGAGTTTCAAACAGTGGCGAGGAGGAGAGGAATCCACAGGTTCAGTTCAGAATAAGAGCAAACAGAGCCTGGTAAATGGCATCCAAGACCGACGCAACTCTGACGCATTGAGCCCCAATGTTTCATCCAGCCCCAAATGTGAGCTTGATGCCGCAGCCGTGAAACTTCAAAAGGTTTACAAGAGTTACAGGACCAGGCGAAACCTCGCCGACTGCGCAGTCGTCGTAGAGGAGCTATG GTGGAAAGCACTGGACTTTGCATCACTGAAGCACAGCTCGATATCATTCTTCAACGGCGGAAAGCCCGAAACGGCGGCGTCGCGGTGGGCGAGGGCAAGGACAAGAGCGGCTAAG GTTGGCAAGGGGTTATCTAAGAACGGGAAGGCTCAGAAGCTGGCATTGCAGCACTGGCTCGAAGCTGTAAGTCACATGCTACTTAACTCTAGCACTAAACTAAGATCAGTAGGTACCAGTGTCCTACTGTCTACTGAGATTGTTGCAGATTGTTTATTACTAATGCTGCCATTTTATGCCTTCGGACAGATTGACCCTAGGCATCGATATGGGCACAATTTGCATATCTATTATGATGTCTGGTCCAGGAGTGAGAGTACGGAGCCCTTTTTTTATTG GTTAGACATTGGGGAGGGCAAAGAAATAAATCTTGAGAATTGCCCTAGGAGTAAACTTCAAGGGCAGTGCGTCAAGTACCTTGGACCA CAAGAGAGGCAACACTATGAAGTTGTTATTGAGGGTGGCAAACTTATGTTCAAACAAACCGGGGTTCTTGTGCACACTTCGGATGACTCCAAGTGGATTTTTGTCCTCAGCACCACAAAGGCATTCTATGTTGGCCAC AAGAAGAAAGGATCGTTTCAGCATTCCAGTTTCCTAGCTGGTGGAGCCATAACATGTGCTGGACGATTGGTGGTCAAAGATGGAATTCTGAAG GCAATATGGCCATACAGTGGCCACTACCTTCCAACGGAAGACAACTTCAGAGATTTCATTCGCTTCCTACAGGAGAACGACGTTAGCCTCACCGATGTCAAG AAATCTGCTATCGACAAACAGGACGAGTACCCGTTGCTGAGCAACTCTGAGACTCAGCCTGAACATGTTGAGAATAACGATGCAGCAGGTGCCGCTGCTCAAGATCTGACCGAAGTTGAGATAGACGGCGTCCTCACCGGCGAGGCATATCATGGATTGGCCGACCACGGTGACATGAGCGATGCTGAGGAAGATGCCCGCACTCCGGTGGACTCCCACACCACCgacaccgaagaagaagaagaggtcaaTAATATCTCAGAGCAGCGACCGCCGGCGAGTGTCGATCGTAGCAAGAACCATCAGACATGCCGGTGGTCGACGGGCACCGGTTCACGCATCCGGTGCGTGCGCGACTACCCGCAGGACCTCCAGTCCAGGGCCCTCGAGCACGTCAACCTCTCGCCCAGGCTCGCCGGCTCGCCGTCGAGGAAGAGGGACCCGGTGCCCTCGCCGCGCCCCAGCCCGGGGATGATACTCTCGCCGAGGCTCGCGTCCGTCGGGTTCCAGCCCCGGACGGTGTCTCTCACGCTCCCAGACTTCAAGAGGAGCAGATTGCAGTGA
- the LOC123180785 gene encoding IQ domain-containing protein IQM1 isoform X2 — MGLYRRSWSEVLGTEISSPRTHKFDMVNKIPAPWDEQKKNMTLKSQGQEHLFSKATLMHSVSFKQWRGGEESTGSVQNKSKQSLVNGIQDRRNSDALSPNVSSSPKCELDAAAVKLQKVYKSYRTRRNLADCAVVVEELWWKALDFASLKHSSISFFNGGKPETAASRWARARTRAAKVGKGLSKNGKAQKLALQHWLEAIDPRHRYGHNLHIYYDVWSRSESTEPFFYWLDIGEGKEINLENCPRSKLQGQCVKYLGPQERQHYEVVIEGGKLMFKQTGVLVHTSDDSKWIFVLSTTKAFYVGHVNVLFLYTPLRVCTQFLVKDTIRCIGSDVFFGSGLDDVQKKKGSFQHSSFLAGGAITCAGRLVVKDGILKAIWPYSGHYLPTEDNFRDFIRFLQENDVSLTDVKKSAIDKQDEYPLLSNSETQPEHVENNDAAGAAAQDLTEVEIDGVLTGEAYHGLADHGDMSDAEEDARTPVDSHTTDTEEEEEVNNISEQRPPASVDRSKNHQTCRWSTGTGSRIRCVRDYPQDLQSRALEHVNLSPRLAGSPSRKRDPVPSPRPSPGMILSPRLASVGFQPRTVSLTLPDFKRSRLQ, encoded by the exons ATGGGATTGTATCGTCGCTCGTGGTCTGAAGTTCTTGGCACAGAGATCTCCAGTCCGAGGACACACAAATTCGACATGGTTAACAAAATCCCAGCTCCTTGGGATGAACAGAAGAAGAACATGACACTGAAATCACAAGGCCAAGAACATCTCTTCTCCAAGGCTACACTGATGCACTCTGTGAGTTTCAAACAGTGGCGAGGAGGAGAGGAATCCACAGGTTCAGTTCAGAATAAGAGCAAACAGAGCCTGGTAAATGGCATCCAAGACCGACGCAACTCTGACGCATTGAGCCCCAATGTTTCATCCAGCCCCAAATGTGAGCTTGATGCCGCAGCCGTGAAACTTCAAAAGGTTTACAAGAGTTACAGGACCAGGCGAAACCTCGCCGACTGCGCAGTCGTCGTAGAGGAGCTATG GTGGAAAGCACTGGACTTTGCATCACTGAAGCACAGCTCGATATCATTCTTCAACGGCGGAAAGCCCGAAACGGCGGCGTCGCGGTGGGCGAGGGCAAGGACAAGAGCGGCTAAG GTTGGCAAGGGGTTATCTAAGAACGGGAAGGCTCAGAAGCTGGCATTGCAGCACTGGCTCGAAGCT ATTGACCCTAGGCATCGATATGGGCACAATTTGCATATCTATTATGATGTCTGGTCCAGGAGTGAGAGTACGGAGCCCTTTTTTTATTG GTTAGACATTGGGGAGGGCAAAGAAATAAATCTTGAGAATTGCCCTAGGAGTAAACTTCAAGGGCAGTGCGTCAAGTACCTTGGACCA CAAGAGAGGCAACACTATGAAGTTGTTATTGAGGGTGGCAAACTTATGTTCAAACAAACCGGGGTTCTTGTGCACACTTCGGATGACTCCAAGTGGATTTTTGTCCTCAGCACCACAAAGGCATTCTATGTTGGCCACGTAAATGTTCTTTTTCTCTACACACCGCTTCGCGTATGTACGCAATTCCTAGTCAAAGATAcaattcgctgcattggttctgaCGTTTTCTTCGGCTCTGGCCTTGACGATGTGCAGAAGAAGAAAGGATCGTTTCAGCATTCCAGTTTCCTAGCTGGTGGAGCCATAACATGTGCTGGACGATTGGTGGTCAAAGATGGAATTCTGAAG GCAATATGGCCATACAGTGGCCACTACCTTCCAACGGAAGACAACTTCAGAGATTTCATTCGCTTCCTACAGGAGAACGACGTTAGCCTCACCGATGTCAAG AAATCTGCTATCGACAAACAGGACGAGTACCCGTTGCTGAGCAACTCTGAGACTCAGCCTGAACATGTTGAGAATAACGATGCAGCAGGTGCCGCTGCTCAAGATCTGACCGAAGTTGAGATAGACGGCGTCCTCACCGGCGAGGCATATCATGGATTGGCCGACCACGGTGACATGAGCGATGCTGAGGAAGATGCCCGCACTCCGGTGGACTCCCACACCACCgacaccgaagaagaagaagaggtcaaTAATATCTCAGAGCAGCGACCGCCGGCGAGTGTCGATCGTAGCAAGAACCATCAGACATGCCGGTGGTCGACGGGCACCGGTTCACGCATCCGGTGCGTGCGCGACTACCCGCAGGACCTCCAGTCCAGGGCCCTCGAGCACGTCAACCTCTCGCCCAGGCTCGCCGGCTCGCCGTCGAGGAAGAGGGACCCGGTGCCCTCGCCGCGCCCCAGCCCGGGGATGATACTCTCGCCGAGGCTCGCGTCCGTCGGGTTCCAGCCCCGGACGGTGTCTCTCACGCTCCCAGACTTCAAGAGGAGCAGATTGCAGTGA